One Thermus sp. CCB_US3_UF1 DNA window includes the following coding sequences:
- a CDS encoding MarR family winged helix-turn-helix transcriptional regulator has protein sequence MNGPPAPLVEELSRLGYALMRLLLSQAKEVFAREGLSLQQAEVLRLVKEGVLLPSRLAEHLEVLPSQVSHLLASLEEAGLLERSPDLEDRRRVHLRLTPKGEAVQARMQAAWLQVFGQQLSRLNPEEVLLFRDLLRKLTEVGRG, from the coding sequence ATGAATGGTCCCCCCGCCCCCCTGGTGGAAGAGCTTTCCCGGCTGGGCTACGCCCTGATGCGCCTCCTTTTGTCCCAGGCCAAGGAGGTCTTCGCCCGGGAGGGCCTATCCCTCCAGCAGGCGGAGGTGCTGAGGCTGGTCAAGGAGGGGGTTCTCCTCCCCTCCCGCCTGGCGGAGCACCTGGAGGTCCTGCCCTCCCAGGTCTCCCACCTCCTGGCCTCCCTGGAGGAGGCGGGCCTCCTGGAGCGGAGCCCGGACCTCGAGGACCGCCGGCGGGTCCACCTGCGCCTCACCCCCAAGGGGGAGGCGGTACAGGCCCGGATGCAGGCGGCCTGGCTCCAGGTCTTCGGCCAGCAACTCTCCCGGCTGAACCCCGAGGAGGTCCTCCTCTTCCGCGACCTCCTCAGGAAGCTCACGGAGGTGGGGCGTGGCTAG
- a CDS encoding TolC family protein — translation MARLWALAFLFLPALGQSALSPVRDHPLARQAQALLQAAESALQAQASPLALSLQGNYARLGYECTPQALCSSLPATGGSLTLALVLTPFPLGDTADGVERARLALRRAELGYRKALTALQAQAVAAWGRYRQALLAQALAEKGVELAEKALEAAQRRQANPKELREAALSLKEAQARLEEARRGLALARKGAEGLVDPESPLPEIPPPKGTTPLAVEEARLALAEAQIARQAAWRALWPQLQASYLLYPSGNDTLSLSLSSRTLQPTLAYTRQDPARQATQVPGVGSYRTAEELRVSLSLTLSPGLFAALEGAEAQVRGAAEALRAAEAQAQVQGESLRLALEGAQASLALAQARLQSQEKSLEEAKRRLELGLESPLGLLQAELSLLQARLALAQAENDLRNRIMELYQFYGELLPEVSP, via the coding sequence GTGGCTAGGCTTTGGGCCCTCGCTTTCCTCTTCCTCCCTGCCCTAGGGCAAAGCGCCCTAAGCCCGGTGCGGGACCATCCACTGGCCCGCCAGGCCCAAGCCCTCCTCCAGGCCGCGGAAAGCGCCCTCCAAGCCCAGGCCTCCCCCCTGGCCCTAAGCCTCCAGGGGAACTACGCCCGCCTGGGCTATGAGTGCACCCCCCAGGCCCTCTGCTCCAGCCTCCCCGCCACGGGGGGAAGCCTGACCCTGGCCCTGGTCCTCACCCCCTTCCCCTTGGGGGATACCGCCGACGGGGTGGAGCGGGCCCGCCTGGCCCTGAGGCGGGCCGAGCTGGGCTACCGCAAGGCCCTCACCGCCCTGCAGGCCCAGGCGGTGGCCGCCTGGGGGCGGTACCGGCAGGCCCTCCTGGCCCAGGCCCTGGCGGAAAAGGGGGTGGAGCTGGCAGAAAAGGCCCTGGAGGCGGCGCAAAGGCGCCAGGCCAACCCCAAGGAGCTGCGGGAGGCAGCGCTTTCCCTCAAGGAGGCGCAGGCCCGCCTGGAGGAGGCCCGGCGGGGCCTGGCCCTGGCCCGCAAGGGGGCGGAGGGCCTGGTGGACCCGGAAAGCCCCCTGCCCGAGATCCCCCCGCCCAAGGGGACCACCCCCTTGGCCGTGGAAGAGGCCCGGCTGGCCCTGGCCGAGGCCCAGATCGCCCGCCAGGCGGCTTGGCGCGCCCTCTGGCCCCAGCTACAGGCCAGCTACCTCCTTTACCCAAGCGGCAACGATACCCTAAGCCTAAGCCTCTCCAGCCGCACCCTGCAGCCCACCCTGGCCTACACCCGGCAAGACCCCGCCCGCCAGGCCACCCAGGTTCCCGGGGTGGGGAGCTACCGCACCGCCGAGGAGCTCAGGGTTTCCCTTTCCCTCACCCTCTCCCCGGGGCTTTTCGCCGCCCTGGAAGGGGCCGAGGCCCAGGTGCGCGGGGCGGCGGAGGCCCTGAGGGCGGCGGAGGCCCAGGCCCAGGTGCAAGGGGAAAGCCTCAGGTTAGCCCTCGAGGGCGCCCAGGCCAGCCTGGCCCTGGCGCAAGCCCGCCTCCAGTCGCAGGAGAAATCCCTGGAAGAGGCCAAGAGGCGGCTAGAGCTGGGGCTGGAAAGCCCCCTAGGCCTCCTCCAGGCCGAGCTCAGCCTCCTCCAAGCCCGGCTGGCCCTGGCGCAAGCGGAGAACGATCTCAGGAACCGGATCATGGAACTCTACCAGTTTTACGGCGAACTCTTACCGGAGGTATCCCCATGA
- a CDS encoding TolC family protein, with protein MNKALIALLLLAPALAQPLPEALKKAPGVGAVVTARLEYEREQKNLARTLQDPLRTLLVELQARQAAALAEARLKRALAQAESEIASAYAQAREAALQLALAEKAQEVAELGLRAAEIRVRGGGATPLDLLEAQNRLLEAKKNLEAAKRGQESALAALANLVGPWKPEPIGELPPLPGREVLETLLRENADLLQLRQSLELLRFQRGLLEESFTPKKDLEALEDQAKSLEENLKNLERSLRVGLEARWNQLSPLLQGVRAAEEALRAAKERYGAEEKRFQAGLSSRLTLLQQELALKQAELSWEQAKHAYLKAYYGLLATR; from the coding sequence ATGAACAAGGCCCTCATCGCCCTCCTTCTCCTGGCCCCAGCCCTGGCCCAACCCCTACCGGAGGCCCTCAAGAAGGCCCCGGGGGTGGGGGCGGTGGTCACCGCCCGGCTGGAATACGAAAGGGAACAGAAAAACCTGGCCCGCACCCTGCAAGACCCCTTGCGCACCCTCCTCGTGGAGCTCCAGGCCCGCCAGGCGGCGGCCCTGGCCGAGGCCCGGCTGAAGCGGGCCCTGGCCCAGGCGGAAAGCGAGATCGCCTCCGCCTACGCCCAGGCCCGGGAGGCGGCCCTGCAGCTGGCCCTGGCAGAGAAGGCCCAGGAGGTGGCCGAGCTGGGGCTGAGGGCTGCGGAGATCCGGGTGCGGGGAGGCGGGGCCACCCCCTTGGACCTCCTGGAGGCGCAAAACCGCCTGCTGGAGGCAAAGAAGAACCTGGAAGCGGCCAAGCGGGGCCAGGAAAGCGCCCTGGCGGCCTTGGCCAACCTGGTGGGTCCCTGGAAGCCGGAGCCCATCGGGGAGCTTCCCCCCTTGCCGGGAAGGGAAGTCCTGGAAACCCTCCTCAGGGAAAACGCCGACCTGTTGCAGCTCCGGCAGTCCCTAGAACTCCTCCGCTTCCAGCGGGGTCTCCTGGAGGAAAGCTTCACCCCCAAAAAGGACCTCGAGGCCCTGGAGGACCAGGCCAAGAGCCTGGAGGAGAACCTGAAGAACCTGGAGCGCTCCCTGCGGGTGGGCCTCGAGGCCCGCTGGAACCAGCTTTCCCCCCTGCTCCAGGGGGTGCGGGCGGCAGAGGAGGCCCTACGGGCGGCCAAGGAGCGGTACGGGGCGGAGGAAAAGCGCTTCCAGGCTGGCCTTTCCAGCCGCCTTACCCTCCTGCAGCAGGAGCTGGCCCTGAAGCAGGCCGAGCTCTCCTGGGAGCAGGCCAAGCACGCCTACCTGAAGGCCTACTACGGCCTCCTGGCCACGAGGTGA
- a CDS encoding efflux RND transporter periplasmic adaptor subunit, with protein sequence MRRLWLLFPLLLFACAPQKAETPAPEAQAPLAVQVRTLTPNRGTLEREVRASATLQAERDSLVAAGASGRVLRTLPPGSRVGRGEGVVFLDPAPFQEALEAARLNLRQAEANLERAQNQTQGSRAALLAQLQGAEAQLQRAKRQYEEGKALLEAGALAPLDLKALEAQLRQAESAYQNAKEALARLERAEDLRLLALQVEAARLQVRQAERNLRESVVRAPFAGEVVEVYAKEGEFLGTGSRAFRLATTENLLAKLYLPPEKAHALTPETPFTLRQNGQEARARLLRKTDLPGQTRLVEVVLKPETPLLPGPAEARYREKVAEGLLLPAGAVRSQEGQAVVYLAEGGRAKGVAVRLVAQEGGKAAVEGLPEGAKVIFPVPEGLRDGDPVEVLP encoded by the coding sequence ATGAGGCGGCTTTGGTTGCTTTTCCCCCTCCTCCTCTTCGCCTGCGCCCCCCAAAAGGCCGAAACCCCGGCCCCTGAGGCCCAGGCCCCCCTGGCGGTCCAGGTGCGCACCCTCACCCCCAACCGGGGGACGCTGGAACGGGAGGTGCGGGCCTCGGCCACCCTGCAGGCGGAGCGGGACAGCCTAGTGGCTGCCGGGGCCTCCGGCCGGGTCCTGCGCACCCTCCCCCCGGGAAGCCGGGTGGGAAGGGGGGAAGGGGTGGTCTTCCTGGACCCCGCTCCCTTCCAAGAAGCCCTGGAGGCGGCCCGCCTCAACCTGCGCCAGGCCGAGGCCAACCTGGAGCGGGCGCAAAACCAGACCCAAGGAAGCCGGGCGGCCCTCCTGGCCCAGCTCCAAGGGGCGGAGGCTCAGCTGCAAAGGGCCAAGCGGCAGTACGAGGAAGGCAAGGCCCTCCTGGAGGCCGGGGCCCTGGCCCCCCTAGACCTCAAGGCCCTGGAGGCCCAGCTCCGCCAGGCGGAAAGCGCCTACCAAAACGCCAAGGAGGCCCTGGCCCGGCTGGAGCGGGCGGAGGACCTGCGCCTCTTGGCCCTCCAGGTGGAGGCGGCCCGGCTCCAGGTGCGCCAGGCGGAGCGGAACCTGAGGGAAAGCGTGGTGCGGGCCCCCTTTGCCGGGGAGGTGGTGGAGGTCTACGCCAAGGAAGGGGAGTTCCTAGGCACCGGCAGCCGCGCCTTCCGCCTGGCCACCACGGAGAACCTTCTGGCCAAGCTCTACCTGCCCCCGGAAAAGGCCCACGCCCTCACCCCGGAAACCCCCTTCACCCTACGGCAAAACGGCCAGGAAGCCCGGGCCCGCCTCCTGCGCAAGACCGACCTCCCCGGCCAGACCCGGCTGGTGGAGGTGGTCCTAAAGCCCGAAACCCCCCTCCTGCCCGGCCCCGCCGAGGCCCGCTACCGGGAGAAGGTAGCGGAAGGCCTCCTCCTACCCGCGGGGGCGGTGCGTTCCCAGGAGGGGCAGGCCGTGGTCTACCTGGCCGAAGGGGGGCGGGCCAAGGGGGTGGCGGTGCGCCTGGTGGCCCAGGAAGGGGGCAAGGCGGCGGTGGAAGGCCTCCCCGAAGGGGCCAAGGTGATCTTCCCCGTGCCGGAAGGCCTTAGGGACGGGGACCCCGTGGAGGTGCTCCCGTGA
- a CDS encoding efflux RND transporter permease subunit produces the protein MRENPLVAFFVERFVFATAIFVGLVLVGLLLGLGLGVELLPRFSVPVVAVSTSYPGAGPEEVAEQVSKPLEDALSTLSGVDTLGSSSTEGFSLVFVQFQQGVDVDRAAVEASQKVAAARAQLPKDASPPVVQKFDPAASPILYLALEAPGEDLSKVLRYAERTLKPRLQLVPGVADIRLTGAPRRAIRVYLDPDRLQALGVAPGQVVQALSASALNLPLGNLTEAERRLVYTLRATPATAEEVADLLLDPSRGLRVRDVARVEEGAEAPTTLNRVNGRPAVLLAVVKTPDANAVAVADGVKQALAQIQLPQGYRAEVALDSTRFIRAAVEDTVREAFLAALAVSLVVLVFLGKLNSVFSVILAIPITLSGAILLFGVLGFTYNLISLLALTVAVGIVVDDSIVVAENIDRYRRLGFGLKEAVLRGASEVSVAVAAATLSLLAVFLPISFLPGIIGQIFQQFGLGMAAAIAVSWLEALLFLTVRLAYFPDPEPPSLRVALQALRLLPQDLAWAYRKGFYRPTGLLLGGVAAFLLYRQGLSYLLLLPLYPLALGLGRYLGRFLLDLAGALTRGLHGAAEAGMERLTQAYARSLRRVLGRPAWVLGVAGLAFLSIFPLLPRIPFNFTPRSDTGVLTATLLLPKDTPLAVSDRAARVLEAYFLAHPAVSRVVTTVGASATGGAQVGDPSRVQLQIVLKPKGEREDIFALTEAFNREGKALLRDFPGADLRVLAQTGPEAGDADLQFFLTSPDRALLEKRAEEITALIAQKPYVLNVKSTLEATQRERVFVPDPARLSGTGLTPADLAQALRLYLSGTQAATARRSGEEFPIVVQADPLRLGGEADLLSLPVYAPALQAFLPLSSLGRFVERPGPTLISRRNQAYAAGINLNLKPDAPGSFQIQQELEAELREKGLLGDGVELIATGLGSFTGELARLAPLAFALALVLNYLVIASQFNAWRYPLYLLLPVPLSLVGAFWLTYLLGTGLDVISVLGVVMLIGLVTKNAILLLDFAVKRMGEMPLREALVEAARLRLRPILMTTLTVLIISLPLLLGTGEGAEYRRPLGVIILGGLLSSTLLTLFVVPAAFFAFEGRKVKEPVLR, from the coding sequence GTGAGGGAAAACCCCTTGGTGGCCTTCTTCGTAGAGCGCTTCGTCTTCGCCACCGCCATCTTCGTGGGCCTGGTGCTGGTGGGCCTCCTCCTGGGCCTGGGGCTTGGGGTGGAGCTCCTTCCCCGCTTCAGCGTCCCGGTGGTGGCGGTGTCCACCAGCTACCCCGGGGCAGGGCCCGAGGAGGTGGCGGAACAGGTTTCCAAGCCCCTGGAGGACGCCCTCTCCACCCTAAGCGGGGTGGACACCCTAGGTTCCAGCTCCACCGAGGGCTTCAGCCTGGTCTTTGTCCAGTTCCAGCAGGGGGTGGACGTGGACCGGGCGGCGGTGGAGGCCAGCCAGAAGGTGGCCGCGGCCCGGGCCCAACTGCCCAAGGACGCCTCCCCCCCGGTGGTGCAGAAGTTTGACCCCGCGGCCAGCCCCATCCTCTACCTGGCCCTCGAGGCCCCAGGGGAGGACCTCTCCAAGGTGCTGCGCTACGCCGAGCGCACCCTGAAGCCCAGGCTCCAGCTGGTGCCCGGGGTGGCGGACATCCGCCTGACCGGGGCCCCCAGGCGGGCCATCCGGGTCTACCTGGACCCCGACCGCCTCCAGGCCCTGGGCGTGGCCCCGGGGCAGGTGGTCCAGGCCCTTTCCGCCTCGGCCCTGAACCTGCCCCTGGGGAACCTCACGGAGGCGGAGCGCCGCCTGGTCTACACCCTGCGCGCCACCCCGGCCACGGCGGAGGAGGTGGCCGACCTCCTCCTGGACCCCTCCCGGGGCCTGCGGGTGCGGGACGTGGCCCGGGTGGAGGAAGGGGCCGAGGCCCCCACCACCCTGAACCGGGTCAATGGCCGCCCCGCCGTCCTCCTGGCCGTGGTCAAGACCCCGGACGCCAACGCCGTGGCCGTGGCCGACGGGGTCAAGCAAGCCCTGGCCCAGATCCAGCTCCCCCAGGGCTACCGGGCCGAGGTGGCCCTGGACTCCACCCGCTTCATCCGCGCCGCGGTGGAGGACACGGTGCGGGAGGCTTTTCTCGCCGCCCTGGCCGTTTCCTTGGTGGTCCTGGTCTTTCTGGGCAAGCTCAACTCCGTCTTCTCCGTCATCCTGGCCATCCCCATCACCCTTTCCGGGGCCATCCTCCTCTTTGGAGTCCTGGGCTTCACCTACAACCTCATCAGCCTCCTGGCCCTCACCGTGGCGGTGGGCATCGTGGTGGACGACTCCATCGTGGTGGCGGAGAACATTGACCGCTACCGCCGCCTGGGCTTCGGCCTGAAGGAGGCCGTGCTCCGGGGGGCCTCGGAGGTGAGCGTGGCGGTGGCGGCCGCCACCCTGAGCCTCCTGGCCGTCTTCCTGCCCATCAGCTTCCTCCCGGGGATCATCGGCCAGATCTTCCAGCAGTTTGGCCTGGGCATGGCCGCGGCCATCGCCGTGAGCTGGCTGGAGGCCCTCCTCTTCCTCACCGTACGCCTGGCCTACTTCCCCGACCCCGAGCCCCCAAGCCTTAGGGTTGCCCTCCAGGCCCTCCGCCTCCTGCCCCAGGACCTGGCCTGGGCCTACCGCAAGGGGTTCTACCGCCCCACGGGCCTCCTCCTGGGGGGCGTGGCCGCCTTCCTCCTCTACCGGCAGGGCCTTTCCTACCTCCTTCTCCTCCCCCTCTACCCCCTGGCCCTGGGTCTGGGGCGGTACCTGGGCCGCTTCCTCCTGGACCTGGCCGGGGCCCTCACCCGGGGGCTCCACGGGGCCGCGGAGGCGGGGATGGAGCGCCTCACCCAGGCCTACGCCCGAAGCCTGCGGCGGGTCCTGGGGCGGCCCGCCTGGGTGCTCGGGGTGGCGGGGCTGGCCTTCCTCTCCATCTTCCCCCTTCTTCCCCGGATCCCTTTCAACTTCACCCCCCGCTCCGACACCGGGGTCCTGACCGCCACCCTCCTCCTGCCCAAGGACACCCCCCTGGCCGTCTCCGACCGTGCAGCTAGGGTCCTGGAGGCTTACTTCCTGGCCCACCCCGCGGTGAGCCGGGTGGTGACCACGGTGGGGGCCAGCGCCACCGGGGGGGCCCAGGTGGGGGACCCTTCCCGGGTCCAGCTCCAGATCGTCCTCAAGCCCAAGGGGGAACGGGAGGACATCTTCGCCCTCACCGAGGCCTTCAACCGGGAAGGGAAGGCCTTGTTGCGGGACTTCCCTGGGGCCGACCTCCGGGTTTTGGCCCAGACGGGCCCCGAGGCCGGGGACGCGGACCTGCAGTTCTTCCTCACCAGCCCCGACCGGGCCCTATTGGAGAAGCGGGCGGAGGAGATCACCGCCCTCATCGCCCAGAAGCCCTACGTGCTCAACGTGAAGAGCACCCTCGAGGCCACCCAGCGGGAAAGGGTCTTCGTCCCCGACCCGGCGCGGCTTTCCGGCACCGGCCTCACCCCCGCCGACCTGGCCCAGGCCCTAAGGCTTTACCTCTCCGGCACCCAGGCGGCCACCGCCCGCCGGAGCGGGGAGGAGTTCCCCATCGTGGTCCAGGCCGACCCCTTGCGCCTAGGGGGCGAGGCTGACCTCCTCTCCCTCCCCGTCTACGCCCCGGCCCTGCAGGCCTTCCTGCCCCTTTCCAGCCTGGGCCGTTTCGTGGAGCGGCCCGGCCCCACCCTCATCTCCCGGCGCAACCAGGCCTACGCCGCCGGCATCAACCTCAACCTCAAGCCCGACGCCCCGGGCAGCTTCCAGATCCAGCAGGAGCTGGAGGCGGAGCTTAGGGAAAAGGGCCTCCTAGGGGATGGGGTGGAGCTGATCGCCACCGGCCTCGGCTCCTTCACGGGGGAGCTGGCCCGCTTGGCCCCCCTGGCCTTCGCCCTGGCCCTGGTCCTCAACTACCTGGTGATCGCCAGCCAGTTCAACGCCTGGCGCTACCCCCTTTACCTCCTCCTGCCCGTCCCCCTCTCCCTGGTGGGGGCCTTCTGGCTCACCTACCTCCTGGGAACGGGGCTGGACGTGATCAGCGTCCTAGGGGTGGTGATGCTCATCGGCCTGGTCACCAAGAACGCCATCCTCCTCCTGGACTTCGCCGTGAAGCGGATGGGGGAGATGCCCCTTAGAGAGGCCCTGGTGGAGGCGGCCCGGCTCCGCCTCCGCCCCATCCTCATGACCACCCTCACCGTGCTCATCATCAGCCTCCCCCTCCTCCTGGGCACCGGGGAGGGGGCCGAGTACCGCCGGCCCCTGGGGGTGATCATCCTGGGGGGCCTCCTCTCCTCCACCCTCCTCACCCTCTTCGTGGTCCCCGCGGCCTTCTTCGCCTTTGAGGGCCGTAAGGTTAAGGAGCCCGTCCTGAGGTAG
- a CDS encoding alpha/beta hydrolase: protein MDARKLLLLFLVAATLLAGGVVGVAFYFLRPLRAEPLAQEALRRPGLQVREAPYGLELSPKAPKALLAFYPGARVEPLAYAPVLAPVAEAGYLVVLLRVPSGIALLGKERALEAKAAHPALPLVVGGHSLGGVAAAELAAREKLPLILFASYPEGDLSGESLPTLALYGAEDGLLPLAEAREKAKRLPAQARVVFLEGLNHAGFGAYGPQKGDRPAQRPREALWQEIAQEVLLFLESLGWDTPPPPQAVR, encoded by the coding sequence ATGGATGCCCGCAAACTCCTCCTCCTCTTCCTGGTGGCCGCCACCCTCCTGGCCGGGGGGGTGGTGGGGGTGGCCTTCTACTTCCTCCGGCCCCTGAGGGCCGAGCCCCTGGCCCAAGAAGCCCTAAGGAGGCCCGGCCTCCAGGTGCGGGAAGCCCCTTACGGGCTGGAGCTCTCCCCCAAGGCCCCCAAGGCCCTCCTGGCCTTCTACCCTGGGGCCCGGGTGGAGCCCTTGGCCTACGCCCCCGTCCTGGCCCCCGTGGCCGAGGCCGGCTACCTGGTGGTCCTCCTGCGGGTCCCCTCGGGCATCGCCCTCTTGGGCAAGGAGCGGGCCCTCGAGGCCAAGGCCGCCCACCCCGCCCTCCCCCTGGTGGTGGGCGGGCACAGCCTGGGTGGGGTGGCGGCCGCTGAGCTGGCTGCCCGGGAGAAGCTCCCCTTGATCCTCTTCGCCAGCTACCCGGAAGGGGACCTTTCGGGAGAAAGCCTGCCCACCTTGGCCCTTTACGGGGCCGAAGACGGCCTCCTGCCCCTGGCCGAGGCCCGGGAAAAGGCCAAGAGGCTCCCCGCCCAGGCCCGGGTGGTCTTTCTAGAAGGCCTGAACCACGCGGGCTTTGGGGCCTATGGCCCCCAGAAGGGGGACCGCCCCGCCCAAAGGCCCCGGGAGGCCCTCTGGCAAGAGATCGCCCAGGAGGTCCTCCTCTTCCTGGAAAGCCTGGGCTGGGACACCCCTCCCCCACCCCAGGCGGTACGCTAG
- the acnA gene encoding aconitate hydratase AcnA — protein sequence MKDSFQTLKTLKTASGTYGYMDLQELERKGIAEVSRLPFSIRVMLESLLRHEDGYQVTREDIEALARWQPEPGEINVPLKLARVILQDFTGVPAVVDLAAMREAIAKRGGDPKRINPVVPADLVIDHSVQVDAFGTAYAFFYNVEKEYERNRERYLLLKWGQEALENFRVVPPGTGIVHQVNLEYLAKVVMTEKRDGLLLAFPDSLVGTDSHTTMVNGLGVLGWGVGGIEAEAVMLGQPYYMLAPKVVGFKLYGELPEGATATDLVLTITEILRKHGVVGKFVEFYGPGVAKLSLADRATIANMAPEYGATMGFFPVDEETLNYLRLTGRPEELLELVEAYTKAVGLFRTPEAEAKVKYSEHLELDLSTVEPSLAGPKRPQDRVSLKEVKRSFLAHLTKPVKERGFGLSEDQLGKKVLVKRQDEEFELTHGSVVIAAITSCTNTSNPTVMLGAGLLAKKAVEAGLDTKPWVKSSLAPGSKVVTDYLEASGLLPFLEALRFHVVGYGCTTCIGNSGPLPEDIAKAVEEGDLVVAAVLSGNRNFEGRINPHVKANYLASPMLVVAYALAGRMDIDFTTEPLGYDPNGKPVYLKDIWPSMEEIQEAIRKTLDPELFKKEYAKVFEGDERWQALPAPTGELFGWDPESTYIQNPPFFEELGKTQTGDIRGARALLVLGDSVTTDHISPAGAIPVKSPAGQYLISKGVKPEDFNSYGSRRGNHEVMMRGTFANIRIKNLMLDGIEGGYAKKLPEGEVDFVYHVAMRYKAEGTPLLVIAGKEYGTGSSRDWAAKGTFLLGIKAVLAESFERIHRSNLVGMGVLPLEFLPGQNRETLGLTGYEVYDILGLEDLKPRKQVEVVARKEDGSEVRFQAIARLDTPVEVDYYKNGGILQTVLLEMLKAEKPE from the coding sequence ATGAAGGATAGCTTCCAAACCCTCAAGACCCTAAAGACCGCAAGCGGCACCTACGGCTACATGGACCTCCAGGAGCTGGAGCGGAAGGGGATAGCGGAGGTTAGCCGCCTTCCCTTCTCCATCCGCGTCATGCTGGAAAGCCTCCTGCGCCACGAGGACGGCTACCAGGTTACCCGGGAGGACATAGAGGCCCTGGCCCGCTGGCAGCCGGAGCCGGGGGAGATCAACGTGCCCCTAAAGCTGGCGCGGGTCATCCTCCAGGACTTCACCGGGGTGCCGGCGGTGGTGGACCTGGCGGCCATGCGGGAAGCCATCGCCAAGCGGGGCGGGGACCCCAAGCGCATCAACCCCGTGGTGCCCGCCGACCTGGTCATCGACCACTCGGTGCAGGTGGACGCCTTCGGCACCGCCTACGCCTTCTTCTACAACGTGGAAAAGGAGTACGAGCGCAACCGGGAGCGCTACCTTCTCCTCAAGTGGGGGCAGGAGGCCTTGGAGAACTTCCGCGTGGTCCCCCCGGGGACGGGCATCGTCCACCAGGTCAACCTGGAGTACCTGGCCAAGGTGGTGATGACGGAAAAGCGGGACGGCCTCCTCCTGGCCTTCCCCGACAGCCTGGTGGGAACGGACAGCCACACCACCATGGTGAACGGCCTGGGCGTCCTGGGCTGGGGAGTAGGGGGCATCGAGGCCGAGGCGGTGATGCTGGGCCAGCCCTACTACATGCTGGCCCCCAAGGTGGTGGGCTTCAAGCTCTACGGGGAGCTTCCCGAAGGGGCCACGGCCACGGACCTGGTCCTCACCATCACCGAGATCCTGCGCAAGCATGGGGTGGTGGGCAAGTTCGTGGAGTTTTACGGCCCCGGCGTGGCCAAGCTCTCCCTGGCCGACCGGGCCACCATCGCCAACATGGCCCCCGAGTACGGGGCCACCATGGGCTTCTTCCCCGTGGACGAGGAAACCCTCAACTACCTCCGCCTCACCGGCCGGCCCGAGGAGCTTCTGGAGCTGGTGGAGGCCTACACCAAGGCGGTGGGCCTCTTCCGCACCCCCGAGGCTGAGGCCAAGGTGAAGTACTCCGAGCACCTGGAGCTGGACCTGTCCACGGTGGAGCCCTCCCTGGCCGGGCCCAAGCGGCCCCAGGACCGGGTGAGCCTGAAGGAGGTCAAGCGGAGCTTCCTGGCCCACCTCACCAAGCCGGTGAAGGAGCGGGGCTTTGGCCTGAGCGAGGACCAGCTGGGGAAGAAGGTGCTGGTGAAGCGCCAGGACGAGGAGTTTGAGCTCACCCACGGCTCGGTGGTCATCGCCGCCATCACCTCCTGCACCAACACCTCCAACCCCACGGTGATGCTGGGGGCGGGGCTTTTGGCCAAGAAGGCGGTGGAGGCGGGGCTGGACACCAAGCCCTGGGTGAAGAGCTCCCTGGCCCCCGGCTCCAAAGTGGTCACGGACTACCTCGAGGCCTCCGGCCTCCTCCCCTTCCTGGAGGCCCTCCGCTTCCACGTGGTGGGCTACGGGTGCACCACCTGCATCGGCAACTCCGGCCCCTTGCCCGAGGACATCGCCAAGGCGGTGGAGGAGGGGGACCTGGTGGTGGCCGCCGTCCTCTCGGGCAACCGCAACTTTGAGGGCCGGATCAACCCCCACGTGAAGGCCAACTACCTGGCCAGCCCCATGCTGGTGGTGGCCTACGCCCTGGCCGGGCGCATGGACATTGACTTCACCACGGAGCCCTTGGGCTATGACCCCAACGGCAAGCCCGTCTACCTCAAGGACATCTGGCCCTCCATGGAGGAGATCCAGGAGGCCATCCGGAAGACCCTGGACCCCGAGCTCTTCAAGAAGGAGTACGCCAAGGTCTTTGAGGGGGACGAGCGCTGGCAGGCCCTCCCGGCCCCCACGGGGGAGCTTTTCGGCTGGGATCCCGAGAGCACCTACATCCAGAACCCCCCCTTCTTTGAGGAGCTGGGCAAGACCCAGACCGGGGACATCCGGGGAGCCAGGGCGCTTTTGGTCCTGGGGGACTCGGTGACCACCGACCACATCTCCCCCGCCGGGGCCATCCCGGTGAAAAGCCCTGCCGGCCAGTATCTCATCAGCAAAGGGGTCAAGCCCGAGGACTTCAACTCCTACGGCTCCCGCCGGGGCAACCACGAGGTGATGATGCGGGGCACCTTTGCCAACATCCGCATCAAGAACCTCATGCTGGACGGGATTGAGGGGGGCTACGCCAAGAAGCTCCCCGAGGGGGAGGTGGACTTCGTCTACCACGTGGCCATGCGCTACAAGGCCGAGGGTACCCCCCTCTTGGTGATCGCCGGGAAGGAGTACGGCACCGGGAGCAGCCGCGACTGGGCCGCCAAGGGCACCTTCCTCCTGGGCATCAAGGCGGTCCTGGCGGAAAGCTTTGAGCGCATCCACCGCTCCAACCTGGTGGGCATGGGGGTCCTGCCCCTGGAGTTCCTGCCCGGGCAGAACCGGGAAACCCTGGGCCTCACCGGTTACGAGGTTTACGACATCCTGGGCCTCGAGGACCTCAAGCCGCGGAAGCAGGTGGAGGTGGTGGCCCGCAAGGAGGACGGAAGCGAGGTCCGCTTCCAGGCCATCGCCCGCCTGGATACCCCGGTGGAGGTGGACTACTACAAGAACGGGGGCATCCTGCAGACCGTTCTCCTGGAGATGTTGAAGGCGGAGAAGCCCGAGTAA